One genomic segment of Pedobacter endophyticus includes these proteins:
- a CDS encoding 2-hydroxyacid dehydrogenase, with the protein MKKILIVDDLHPVFKEEATAMGYQVDDEPQITREETLARIKDYVGIAVRTKFRIDKALFDAAVNLKFVARAGAGLDNIDDNIAFERNIELINAPEGNCDAVGEHATGLLLSLMNNFRKADIEIRNGVWDREGNRGYELKGKKVGIIGYGFMGQSFAKKLAGFEVDVMAYDKYKTGFSDAFAREVSMEEIVKFSDVLSLHIPLTAETRQMVNDEYFFHFKKPIFFINTARGEIVGTPAVLNAIKSGKVLGAGLDVLQTEKFPALGEQTWYQELAANPKVILTPHVGGWTFDSYRKISEVLAEKLKGMNF; encoded by the coding sequence ATGAAAAAAATATTGATCGTGGATGATCTACATCCGGTTTTTAAGGAAGAGGCTACTGCCATGGGCTACCAGGTTGATGATGAACCTCAGATTACACGCGAGGAAACTTTAGCAAGAATTAAGGACTACGTGGGCATTGCCGTGCGTACGAAATTTAGAATTGATAAAGCGCTTTTCGATGCGGCGGTAAACCTGAAATTTGTAGCCAGGGCAGGTGCAGGGCTCGATAATATAGATGATAACATAGCCTTTGAGCGGAATATTGAGCTGATTAATGCGCCCGAGGGCAACTGCGATGCGGTGGGCGAACATGCCACTGGTTTACTTTTATCGTTGATGAACAACTTCCGCAAGGCGGATATCGAAATCAGAAACGGTGTTTGGGACAGAGAAGGTAACCGCGGTTATGAGTTAAAAGGCAAAAAAGTAGGTATTATTGGCTATGGGTTTATGGGGCAGAGTTTTGCGAAGAAACTGGCGGGCTTTGAGGTTGATGTAATGGCCTACGATAAATACAAGACGGGTTTTTCTGACGCTTTTGCCCGTGAGGTAAGTATGGAAGAGATTGTGAAATTTAGTGATGTTTTAAGCTTACATATTCCTTTAACAGCCGAGACAAGGCAAATGGTAAATGATGAATATTTTTTCCATTTTAAAAAGCCGATTTTTTTCATCAACACGGCCAGAGGGGAAATTGTAGGTACCCCAGCAGTATTAAATGCGATAAAATCGGGCAAAGTTTTGGGTGCCGGTTTAGATGTTTTGCAAACTGAAAAGTTTCCGGCCCTCGGCGAGCAAACGTGGTACCAAGAACTGGCAGCAAACCCGAAGGTGATACTAACGCCGCATGTTGGCGGATGGACTTTTGATTCGTACCGCAAAATTTCGGAGGTTTTGGCAGAGAAGCTAAAAGGAATGAATTTTTAA
- a CDS encoding OsmC family protein translates to MPKDHQYSTTVTWTGNKGSGTMDYRSYDRDYVISVKGKADISGSSDSAFLGDKSKYNPEDLLLASLSSCHMLWYLHLCSKNEIVVIDYKDEAVGTMEESADGSGKFREVTLHPQVLIANNANIELAESLHKEANKMCFIANSVNFPVNHQVSCKTEDS, encoded by the coding sequence ATGCCGAAAGATCATCAATATTCAACTACGGTTACCTGGACGGGCAATAAGGGCTCGGGCACAATGGATTATCGTTCATACGATCGCGATTATGTCATTTCTGTAAAGGGCAAAGCCGATATTTCGGGTTCATCTGATTCGGCCTTCCTTGGCGATAAATCGAAATATAACCCCGAAGATTTACTTTTGGCCTCTTTATCAAGCTGCCACATGCTTTGGTATTTGCATCTGTGCTCAAAGAACGAAATTGTTGTTATCGATTATAAAGACGAGGCGGTTGGCACAATGGAAGAATCGGCCGATGGAAGTGGCAAATTTAGGGAAGTTACGTTGCATCCGCAGGTTTTAATTGCCAATAATGCAAATATCGAACTGGCAGAATCGTTGCATAAAGAAGCCAATAAAATGTGCTTTATTGCTAATTCGGTCAACTTTCCGGTTAACCATCAGGTAAGTTGTAAAACGGAGGACAGTTAG
- a CDS encoding nucleotidyltransferase — protein sequence MGRTSEISEFANSTAGQRMDALFYMQSHWIKNENKLMDITDDFYLNFITLLNKHEVEYLLIGGFAVNFHGYARTTHDMDLWINPEKANFARLLTAIDEFGFDVSILKGVYLAKQEPIKLPHDTISFKKIEILVDISGVYDFQTAYNDKVDAMYNDISLKFIGYDDLIKNKLSSARPKDYDDIHTLKLIAEERKLNAPIRDESNTLKRKKPQR from the coding sequence ATGGGTCGTACATCCGAAATATCAGAATTTGCAAACTCCACTGCCGGCCAGCGGATGGACGCACTCTTTTATATGCAAAGCCATTGGATAAAAAACGAAAACAAGCTCATGGATATTACCGACGATTTCTACCTTAACTTTATTACCTTATTAAATAAGCATGAGGTTGAATATTTGTTGATAGGAGGCTTTGCGGTTAACTTTCATGGCTATGCGAGAACTACGCACGATATGGACTTATGGATAAACCCCGAAAAGGCTAACTTTGCGAGATTGCTTACTGCTATTGACGAGTTTGGTTTTGATGTTAGTATACTAAAAGGAGTATATCTGGCAAAGCAAGAACCGATAAAATTGCCACATGATACGATCAGTTTTAAGAAAATAGAAATATTGGTCGATATTTCGGGGGTGTATGATTTTCAAACTGCGTATAACGACAAAGTTGACGCAATGTATAACGATATTTCCTTAAAGTTTATAGGCTATGACGATTTGATAAAGAACAAATTGTCGTCGGCACGCCCCAAAGATTACGATGATATACATACACTAAAATTGATTGCAGAAGAAAGAAAACTGAATGCGCCAATACGTGATGAATCAAACACGCTTAAGAGGAAGAAGCCGCAGCGATAA
- a CDS encoding outer membrane beta-barrel family protein — MRLLKSRTIQITLLFFSLTFNLFAQTGGKAKITGVLKDAKTQETIPFATAVLINKAGKNAKIAQTDVNGAFVMTDLPTGTFTFKISYVGYQTMVRNNVTITATTGTVNFGDIKMNPGKGNILSEVTVTAEKPGMQMGIDKKIFTVDQSVISEGGSAGDLLQNVPSVSTDIDGNVSLRGSSGVKVLIDGKPSLIAGGNVAQILASIPASSIESVEVITNPSSKYDAEGQSGIINIVLKKNTKLGFNGSAAITAGNRDNYNANTNLSFQNSKVNIYGNYSYRYGNRIGGGFQDITYKDPTSSTAFANQNTSSNSLDQGHNVKAGIDYYVAPKSVISLSGGFNSRENERDEFIDIRQLSSARTPVLLSNRTNANNGYGDSYDLNLDYVQKFKKPKEELTFNFGYSNGTNNNDQTYSTNVTNSNGNAVDLNPSLQRIFNTGDNSNYNIQADYALPVGKVGKIEAGYRSQIRLGNNDQYADSILTNTSVYVRNNKLINDFNSKDQVHALYLNYQNQIKNFGYQIGLRAEDARLDTHLEGYQNNVLTSSEGNIHYKRIYPSVFLTQKLKGENQLQLSYTRRVNRPRPWETNPFLDVSDPLNYRAGNPNLLPEDVHSFELGYMKYWKKVTLTSSLYFRQTNDVIQRVRSVPDENGVIISTPQNLSRQINSGLELIGRFDLLKALNFTTNVNLYQSKFYGDERYNIANSSGFSWNANLTANLTVAKNVSLQMRGDYRAPEVMAQGKRNAMYGIDGGAKYDFPNKKASLSLNIRDIFNTRAWSMTTDDNYTTIDFERRMRGTMGNLTFSYRFGKTSFNLNKTKKKDDQQDNRPDEGSF, encoded by the coding sequence ATGAGACTTTTAAAATCGCGAACGATACAGATTACCCTTTTATTTTTTAGTTTAACGTTTAACCTTTTTGCTCAAACTGGCGGAAAGGCAAAAATTACCGGCGTTTTAAAAGATGCCAAAACGCAAGAAACCATTCCATTTGCAACAGCTGTTTTAATTAACAAGGCAGGCAAAAACGCAAAAATTGCACAAACAGATGTAAATGGTGCTTTTGTAATGACCGATTTGCCAACGGGCACTTTTACCTTTAAAATTAGTTACGTAGGCTACCAAACCATGGTTAGAAACAATGTAACTATTACTGCAACAACCGGAACCGTTAACTTCGGCGATATTAAGATGAACCCCGGCAAGGGCAACATATTAAGTGAGGTTACCGTAACTGCCGAAAAGCCTGGCATGCAAATGGGCATCGACAAAAAGATTTTTACCGTAGATCAAAGCGTAATTAGCGAAGGTGGTTCAGCCGGCGATTTATTGCAAAACGTCCCGTCAGTTTCTACCGATATTGATGGCAATGTGAGCTTACGGGGCTCAAGTGGCGTAAAGGTACTTATCGATGGCAAGCCCTCGTTAATTGCGGGTGGCAACGTTGCACAAATATTGGCCTCCATACCCGCCAGCTCAATTGAAAGTGTAGAGGTAATCACCAATCCATCATCCAAGTACGATGCCGAAGGCCAATCGGGTATAATCAACATTGTATTAAAGAAGAATACCAAGCTTGGCTTTAACGGCTCTGCAGCAATAACTGCCGGTAACCGCGATAACTATAATGCCAACACCAACCTAAGTTTTCAAAACAGCAAAGTAAATATTTACGGAAATTACAGCTATCGTTATGGCAACCGCATAGGCGGAGGTTTTCAAGATATCACCTATAAAGATCCAACCAGTTCTACCGCATTTGCCAATCAGAATACCTCATCAAACTCGTTAGATCAAGGCCACAATGTAAAGGCAGGTATCGATTATTATGTGGCGCCAAAAAGCGTAATCAGTTTATCGGGCGGCTTCAATTCGAGAGAGAATGAGCGAGATGAGTTTATCGACATCAGACAGCTTAGTTCTGCCAGAACTCCTGTTTTGTTAAGCAACAGAACCAATGCCAACAACGGCTATGGCGATAGTTATGATTTGAACTTGGATTATGTACAGAAATTTAAAAAGCCTAAAGAGGAACTGACTTTTAACTTCGGTTACTCTAACGGAACCAACAACAACGATCAAACCTACAGCACAAACGTTACCAATAGCAACGGTAACGCTGTTGATTTAAACCCAAGTTTACAACGCATTTTTAACACAGGCGATAACAGCAACTATAACATTCAGGCCGATTACGCGCTACCAGTGGGTAAGGTTGGCAAAATAGAAGCAGGCTACCGCAGCCAAATCCGCCTTGGCAATAACGATCAGTACGCTGATTCTATTTTAACCAATACGAGCGTGTATGTTAGAAACAATAAGCTGATTAACGATTTTAATAGTAAAGACCAGGTGCACGCCCTTTACTTAAATTATCAAAACCAGATTAAGAACTTTGGCTATCAGATAGGTTTACGGGCCGAAGATGCCCGCTTAGATACCCATTTAGAGGGCTATCAAAACAACGTGCTGACATCGAGCGAGGGAAATATCCATTATAAGCGAATCTATCCAAGTGTGTTTTTAACCCAGAAATTGAAAGGCGAAAACCAACTTCAGTTGAGCTATACCCGACGCGTAAATCGTCCACGTCCGTGGGAAACAAACCCTTTCCTTGATGTTTCCGATCCACTGAATTATAGAGCTGGTAACCCGAACTTATTACCAGAAGATGTTCACTCTTTCGAACTGGGCTACATGAAATATTGGAAGAAAGTGACCTTAACATCAAGTTTATATTTTCGCCAAACAAACGATGTAATCCAACGGGTAAGAAGCGTACCTGATGAAAACGGTGTGATCATCTCGACACCACAAAACTTATCTCGTCAGATAAACAGCGGACTAGAGTTAATTGGCCGGTTCGATCTGCTTAAAGCTTTAAACTTTACTACAAACGTAAACCTGTACCAAAGTAAGTTTTACGGCGATGAGCGCTACAACATTGCCAATAGCAGCGGTTTTAGCTGGAATGCCAACTTAACGGCAAACTTAACGGTGGCAAAAAATGTGTCGCTACAAATGCGTGGCGATTACAGGGCCCCAGAGGTGATGGCCCAGGGAAAAAGAAACGCCATGTACGGAATTGATGGCGGTGCGAAATACGATTTCCCGAACAAGAAAGCATCACTGAGTTTAAACATCAGAGATATTTTTAACACCAGGGCCTGGAGCATGACGACGGATGACAATTATACAACTATCGATTTTGAGCGCCGAATGCGTGGCACCATGGGCAACTTAACTTTTTCTTACCGTTTCGGAAAAACAAGCTTTAACCTAAACAAAACCAAGAAAAAAGACGATCAACAAGATAACCGCCCAGACGAGGGATCGTTTTAA
- a CDS encoding sensor histidine kinase → MKKSKGPLILHALYWAVIVFIIILDVFFSAERNTTKHVVISILLFGVINVSLFYINYLILIPQLIKRKKKYFLYILLFLLLLGAASLIKTVVAVLNPKDMMDYVMEGKKKTWPADQYFFAQLFICGFFLVSSCLIKFAADWFSNERIQRDLESERREMELQFLKSQLNPHFLFNSLNNIYSLAYQKSDKTADAIMKLSEIMRYMIYESNTPTVDLSKEVEYLTNYIELQKIRFKDGAFIELTLNGEIDSQKIVPLMLISFVENAFKHGVVNDPENPVKINIIANQKILHFSVINKKNQQNKDAQGGVGLTNVERRLQLVYPDRYKLNVVNSATHYTCELMIDI, encoded by the coding sequence ATGAAAAAAAGCAAAGGGCCTTTAATACTGCACGCATTATATTGGGCGGTTATCGTGTTCATTATTATTTTGGATGTTTTTTTTAGCGCGGAGAGAAACACGACCAAACATGTTGTAATTTCGATACTGTTATTTGGCGTCATTAACGTTTCTCTGTTCTATATTAATTACCTCATTCTTATCCCTCAATTAATTAAACGGAAGAAGAAGTATTTCCTATACATCCTTTTGTTCTTGCTTTTGCTGGGTGCGGCCTCGTTAATAAAAACGGTAGTTGCAGTGCTAAATCCGAAAGATATGATGGATTATGTAATGGAAGGGAAAAAGAAAACCTGGCCGGCAGATCAGTATTTTTTTGCACAGTTATTTATTTGTGGTTTCTTTTTAGTTTCGAGTTGCCTGATTAAATTTGCGGCAGATTGGTTCTCTAACGAGCGCATTCAGCGTGACCTTGAAAGTGAACGACGAGAAATGGAACTGCAGTTTTTAAAATCGCAGCTCAATCCGCATTTTCTTTTTAATTCGCTAAATAATATTTATTCGCTTGCTTACCAAAAATCGGATAAAACAGCCGATGCAATTATGAAGCTTTCAGAAATTATGCGTTACATGATTTACGAGAGCAATACGCCCACTGTTGATTTAAGCAAAGAGGTTGAGTATTTAACGAACTACATTGAGCTACAGAAAATCCGTTTTAAAGATGGTGCATTTATCGAACTTACCTTAAACGGCGAAATTGATTCACAAAAAATAGTTCCTTTAATGCTGATCAGCTTTGTAGAGAATGCATTTAAGCACGGCGTAGTTAACGATCCCGAAAACCCGGTAAAGATCAATATTATTGCAAACCAGAAGATTTTGCACTTCAGTGTGATTAACAAAAAGAACCAGCAAAATAAAGATGCCCAGGGCGGGGTGGGGCTAACTAATGTGGAGCGTAGATTACAGCTTGTTTACCCCGATAGATATAAATTAAATGTTGTAAATTCGGCTACTCATTATACGTGCGAACTAATGATTGATATTTAA
- a CDS encoding LytR/AlgR family response regulator transcription factor, with protein sequence MNLNCIVVDDEPLALDILQDYISKVPFLTLVKRCENPIEALQIVQAGGIDLVFLDIQMPELTGIQFLKIAGNKTHYILTTAYPQYALESYDLNVSDYLLKPIAFDRFYKAVEKVHNQVKPVEAPASVAQPIITPAPFSGPPNPVQDYIFVKTEHKIQKIYLHDILYIEGLKDYISIFTKDERVITLQSMKKMEEALPQSQFIRVHKSYIVAVDKIESIERSRITINEKIIPVGDTYRDEFFRVIGNKNI encoded by the coding sequence ATGAACCTAAACTGTATTGTTGTTGATGATGAGCCTTTAGCGCTTGATATTTTACAGGATTATATTTCTAAAGTGCCTTTTTTAACTTTGGTTAAAAGGTGCGAAAACCCTATTGAAGCGCTGCAAATTGTTCAGGCGGGAGGAATTGATCTGGTGTTTTTGGATATTCAAATGCCGGAGTTAACCGGAATACAGTTTTTAAAAATTGCGGGCAACAAAACGCACTACATTTTAACAACGGCTTACCCTCAATATGCTTTGGAAAGTTACGATCTCAACGTTTCTGATTATCTGCTTAAGCCGATTGCTTTTGATAGGTTTTACAAGGCGGTAGAAAAAGTGCATAATCAGGTTAAGCCAGTTGAAGCTCCTGCCAGTGTTGCGCAACCCATCATTACTCCAGCGCCATTTTCGGGGCCGCCGAACCCGGTACAGGATTACATTTTTGTTAAGACTGAACACAAGATTCAAAAGATTTACCTACATGATATTTTGTACATCGAAGGTTTAAAGGACTACATTTCTATTTTTACCAAAGATGAACGTGTGATTACGCTTCAGAGCATGAAAAAGATGGAAGAAGCCTTGCCGCAAAGCCAATTCATCAGGGTGCATAAATCGTATATTGTTGCGGTCGACAAGATAGAAAGTATTGAAAGAAGCCGGATAACCATTAATGAAAAGATTATTCCGGTTGGCGATACTTACCGCGATGAGTTTTTTAGGGTTATCGGCAATAAGAATATTTAG
- a CDS encoding lysophospholipid acyltransferase family protein, protein MSKLFGYILSPVFYFFFGLTLCIFHPIQWICYKLFGYKAHKVSVDILNFFLTYCQLLLLNSISFKNEYTLPTDRPIIFAANHQSMYDIPSLIWFLRRHSAKFISKIELTKGIPSISINLRLGGGANINRKDNKQAISEIIKLGRRMKENNWSTVIFPEGTRAKDGQVKQFQFGGIATILKAVPNALVVPVAIENSWKIVRFGTYPLTTGNALKWTILKPIEPEGKTANEITLEAETEIRKLLGQV, encoded by the coding sequence ATGAGTAAGCTTTTCGGCTACATTTTAAGTCCTGTTTTCTATTTCTTTTTCGGATTAACACTTTGCATTTTCCACCCCATTCAATGGATTTGCTACAAACTTTTTGGCTACAAGGCGCACAAAGTTTCGGTAGATATTTTAAACTTCTTTCTTACCTATTGCCAGTTACTCCTTTTAAATTCGATCAGCTTCAAAAACGAATACACGCTGCCAACAGATCGGCCGATTATTTTCGCCGCTAACCACCAAAGCATGTACGATATTCCATCGTTGATCTGGTTTTTAAGAAGACACAGTGCAAAATTTATTTCCAAAATTGAGTTAACTAAAGGCATCCCCTCCATATCGATAAACCTGCGCCTGGGTGGCGGCGCAAACATCAACAGAAAAGACAATAAACAGGCCATTTCCGAAATCATAAAACTCGGTCGCCGAATGAAGGAAAACAACTGGAGTACGGTTATTTTTCCTGAGGGCACAAGAGCCAAAGACGGACAGGTTAAACAATTCCAATTTGGAGGAATTGCCACCATTTTAAAGGCTGTACCGAATGCCCTCGTGGTGCCAGTCGCAATAGAAAATTCGTGGAAAATTGTTCGGTTTGGAACGTATCCTCTTACTACTGGCAACGCGTTAAAGTGGACTATCTTAAAACCGATTGAGCCAGAAGGAAAAACCGCTAACGAGATTACTTTAGAAGCTGAAACCGAAATCAGAAAGCTGCTCGGGCAAGTGTAG
- a CDS encoding NUDIX domain-containing protein, with amino-acid sequence MEAINPWKTLESELKYDNNWIRLTEHQVINPSGGKGIYGEIHFKNLALGILPLDEDYNTWLVGQYRYPLKAYSWEIPEGGGPFTEAPLESAKRELLEETGMSAKHWKEIQRLHLSNSVTDEHAIIYVATDLIQGIAMPEETEELVVKKIPFDAAYQMVLNGEITDSMSVAAILKAKLMILNGEL; translated from the coding sequence ATGGAAGCAATCAATCCCTGGAAAACCCTCGAGAGTGAACTTAAATATGATAACAACTGGATCAGATTAACCGAGCATCAGGTAATTAATCCATCGGGTGGCAAGGGAATCTACGGCGAAATTCACTTTAAAAACTTAGCGCTGGGCATTTTACCTTTAGATGAAGACTACAACACCTGGTTGGTAGGCCAATATCGGTATCCATTAAAGGCCTACAGCTGGGAAATTCCCGAGGGCGGCGGTCCTTTTACCGAAGCACCCTTAGAGAGTGCCAAAAGGGAACTTTTAGAAGAAACCGGCATGAGCGCCAAACATTGGAAGGAAATTCAAAGGCTGCACCTTTCCAATTCGGTAACCGATGAACATGCCATAATTTATGTAGCCACCGATTTAATACAGGGAATAGCAATGCCAGAGGAAACGGAAGAACTGGTTGTAAAAAAGATCCCTTTTGACGCTGCTTATCAAATGGTTTTAAACGGAGAAATAACCGACTCAATGAGTGTGGCTGCAATTTTAAAAGCCAAGCTGATGATTTTAAACGGCGAATTGTAA